One stretch of Thermus filiformis DNA includes these proteins:
- a CDS encoding gamma-glutamyltransferase family protein, which translates to MDLFRYPFPSRRTVVLGHRFGLATSQPLAALAGLEIYLQGGGAVDAALAAAIALTVVEPTSNGIGGDALAIVWDGEAQGLNSTGKSPLHLPPLSRLDERGWEAVTVPGAVAAWRALWERWGRLPFEALFAPAIRYAREGFALSPEVARSWKRAEGVYLPLEGEVHRAFREVFFPEGRAPAPGEVVRLPLHAETLEEIARTGGESFYRGALAEALLRFSEATGGYLSREDLWGHAPEWVRPLSTSYRGYTVHELPPSTQGVAVLLALNLLEGFDLKGMGEVERLHVQLEAMKLAFSDTYRHVADPAFMEVSPEAFLDKAYAEERRRLIGPAARPWPDPGLKPGGTVYLAAADGERMVSFIQSNYMGFGAGILVPGTGIALHNRGAGFTLEPDHPNRLAPGKRPFHTLIPGFLSREGRPLGPFGVMGGLMQPQGHVQVLVHLLDLGHNPQAVLDAPRWQVAPKEVLLEPGFGQALALALKDLGHPVRLEAEMGPFGRGQIILRVGEALALGTDPRADGLALAL; encoded by the coding sequence ATGGACCTATTCCGCTACCCCTTTCCCTCCCGCCGGACGGTGGTCCTGGGCCACCGCTTCGGCCTGGCCACCAGCCAACCCCTGGCCGCCCTGGCGGGCCTGGAGATCTACCTGCAAGGAGGCGGGGCGGTGGACGCGGCTTTGGCCGCCGCCATCGCCCTCACCGTGGTGGAGCCCACCTCTAACGGCATCGGCGGGGACGCCCTGGCCATCGTCTGGGACGGGGAGGCCCAGGGGCTGAATAGCACGGGGAAAAGCCCCCTCCACCTCCCGCCCCTCTCCCGGCTGGACGAGCGGGGCTGGGAGGCGGTCACCGTCCCCGGGGCGGTGGCCGCCTGGCGGGCGCTTTGGGAGCGGTGGGGCCGACTCCCCTTTGAGGCCCTCTTCGCCCCGGCCATCCGCTACGCCCGGGAGGGGTTCGCCCTCTCCCCCGAGGTGGCCCGGAGCTGGAAGCGGGCGGAAGGGGTCTACCTGCCTTTGGAGGGGGAGGTCCACCGGGCCTTCCGGGAGGTCTTCTTCCCCGAAGGACGGGCCCCGGCCCCCGGGGAGGTGGTCCGGCTGCCCCTGCACGCCGAGACCCTGGAGGAGATCGCCCGGACGGGCGGGGAGAGCTTCTACCGGGGGGCGCTCGCCGAGGCCCTCCTCCGCTTCAGCGAGGCCACGGGGGGGTACCTGAGCCGGGAGGACCTTTGGGGCCACGCCCCCGAGTGGGTCCGGCCCCTTTCCACCTCCTACCGGGGGTATACGGTGCACGAGCTTCCCCCCAGCACCCAAGGGGTGGCCGTCCTCCTCGCCCTGAACCTCCTCGAGGGGTTTGACCTCAAGGGGATGGGGGAGGTGGAGCGGCTCCACGTCCAGCTCGAGGCCATGAAGCTGGCCTTTTCCGACACCTACCGGCACGTGGCCGACCCCGCCTTCATGGAGGTCTCGCCCGAGGCCTTTTTGGACAAGGCCTACGCGGAGGAGAGGCGCCGCCTCATCGGGCCTGCGGCCCGGCCCTGGCCTGATCCCGGCCTCAAGCCCGGGGGGACGGTCTACCTGGCGGCGGCGGACGGGGAGCGGATGGTCTCCTTCATCCAGTCCAACTACATGGGCTTCGGGGCGGGCATCCTGGTCCCGGGGACGGGGATCGCCCTCCACAACCGGGGGGCGGGCTTCACCCTAGAGCCGGACCACCCGAACCGCCTGGCCCCGGGCAAGCGGCCCTTCCACACCCTCATCCCGGGCTTCCTGAGCCGGGAGGGGAGGCCCCTCGGGCCCTTCGGGGTCATGGGGGGGCTGATGCAGCCCCAGGGGCACGTCCAGGTCCTGGTCCACCTCCTGGACCTGGGCCACAACCCCCAGGCGGTCCTGGACGCCCCCAGGTGGCAGGTGGCCCCGAAGGAGGTCCTCCTGGAGCCGGGTTTCGGCCAGGCCCTGGCCCTGGCCCTAAAGGACCTGGGGCACCCCGTCCGCCTCGAGGCGGAGATGGGCCCCTTCGGCCGGGGGCAGATCATCCTAAGGGTGGGGGAGGCTTTGGCCCTGGGGACGGACCCCCGGGCGGACGGCCTGGCCCTGGCCCTCTAG